Proteins encoded together in one Prunus dulcis chromosome 3, ALMONDv2, whole genome shotgun sequence window:
- the LOC117621396 gene encoding uncharacterized protein LOC117621396 isoform X1 translates to MSATWHTLSSLTALSLTSKHRRLLPSSSSSSPASAAVSQSLTVAHSSLIGFQELSTEPTQIEAINLKDARKNQKQNNVVPENQEEEEEEEEEHGISKIPVPRQKYIPVSKAELLDGVVSTVFQDKNGDEDDALQYFLLLSSCLDSILHAEHKSILEAMRADYFDSNSMEHKQTVKEVDEQVVNNGQGSDSARSGINGVESTEADGNEKVEADKQMPFDYVLGLKKLLGSSAKNVKRVAVSARFQHSFMQLLYDAQFEELSERDLTLTSALNTDYLLTLPVYVDWKRASESNAIIFRRGYATERQKGLLLVEKLDYIQSKLLQGAFFIVSKPLGRFGSWITEAFKVACQTPEVQDLTKRMQLWLKELSVFQQAFRYNEQTSDDRLRVEQPSDRDLPIWLAAQRAVSRYEGLLSTVGPRGRLLKKLLSWIGLISSTPETPFELDGDTNASDPYARPIFLSRISLSDIWRPATRKYCGNDIWKMLKTSVSILFSQSILQEAAFQELILLYTKEVDDSNTDDNADVPSLQLKIYERIPIPDLPVIFPHKKLSFRIIDTVRLDIASILGLSAYFINYKFENVLYSPSAIFLDVVAISALIIYVSRVVLGYKQTWDRYQLLVNRTLYEKTLASGFGSVHFILDASEQQQYKEAILAYAILLKTKKGKLTSRQSVGDDCERFMYDVFKVKVEMPVDKAITTLLRLGLATETPIDGRISLQAISCSEAYESLKERWNSLLG, encoded by the exons ATGTCAGCTACTTGGCACACACTCAGCAGCCTCACTGCTCTTTCGTTAACCTCAAAACACCGCCGTCTATTACcatcgtcatcatcatcatcaccagcATCAGCCGCAGTATCTCAGTCGCTCACAGTCGCCCACTCCTCGCTCATCGGATTCCAAGAACTGTCCACGGAACCTACGCAAATCGAAGCTATAAACTTGAAAGATGCCCGCAAGAATCAGAAGCAGAACAACGTCGTCCCAGAgaaccaagaagaagaagaagaagaagaagaagagcatgGAATTTCTAAAATCCCAGTGCCCAGGCAGAAGTACATCCCTGTTTCCAAGGCTGAGCTGCTGGACGGCGTCGTTTCGACTGTGTTCCAAGACAAAAATGGCGATGAAGATGATGCTTTGCAatactttcttcttctctcttc GTGCTTGGACTCTATTCTTCATGCTGAACACAAAAGCATCTTGGAAGCAATGCGAGCCGATTATTTTGATTCCAACTCCATGGAACACAAGCAAACAGTTAAGGAGGTTGATGAACAAGTTGTGAATAATGGGCAGGGCTCAGATTCTGCTAGGAGTGGTATTAATGGAGTTGAGAGTACGGAGGCAGATGGGAATGAAAAAGTTGAAGCTGACAAGCAAATGCCATTCGATTATGTTCTGGGGTTGAAAAAACTCTTGGGTTCTTCGGCCAAGAACGTCAAGAG aGTTGCTGTTTCCGCTCGTTTCCAGCATTCTTTCATGCAACTTCTTTATGATGCTCAGTTTGAAGAACTATCAGAAAGGGATTTAACGCTGACATCTGCATTGAACACTGATTATCTCCTTACTTTGCCCGTATATGTTGACTGGAAGAGGGCATCTGAGTCCAATGCAATAATATTCAG GCGAGGATATGCAACAGAGAGGCAGAAGGGCCTACTACTTGTGGAAAAACTGGATTACATACAGTCCAAACTTCTACAAGGAGCCTTCTTCATCGTATCAAAACCGTTGGGGAGATTTGGGAGCTGGATAACTGAG GCATTCAAAGTTGCTTGTCAAACTCCAGAAGTACAAGATTTGACTAAAAGAATGCAACTTTGGCTTAAGGAGCTGTCTGTTTTTCAGCAAGCATTTCGTTATAATGAACAAACTTCTGATGATCGTCTGAGAGTAGAGCAACCATCAGATAGGGACCTCCCAATATGGTTGGCAGCACAGAGAGCAGTTTCTCGTTATGAAGGGCTTTTATCTACAGTTGGACCCCGTGGAAGGCTCTTAAAGAAGTTGCTTTCATGGATTGGACTTATTTCCTCTACACCAGAAACACCATTTGAGTTGGATGGTGATACTAATGCTTCTGACCCTTATGCAAG GCCCATTTTCTTATCAAGGATATCACTTAGTGACATATGGAGACCTGCTACAAGGAAATACTGTGGAAATGACATTTGGAAAATGCTAAAAACTTCCGTTTCTATTCTTTTCTCACAGTCAATCCTCCAG GAGGCAGCATTTCAAGAATTGATTCTGCTTTATACCAAAGAAGTAGATGACAGCAATACTGACGATAATGCTGATGTTCCATCGTTGCAGTTAAAGATTTACGAGAGAATTCCTATTCCAGATCTACCA GTTATCTTTCCCCACAAAAAGCTATCTTTCCGTATCATAGACACG GTACGCTTGGACATCGCCTCAATATTAGGGCTTTCAGCATACTTCATAAACTACAAATTTGAGAATGTCCTATATTCCCC GTCAGCAATATTTCTTGATGTGGTTGCAATCAGCGCTCTCATAATTTATGTGTCCCGTGTGGTTTTGGGATACAAACAGACGTGGGATAGGTATCAA CTTTTGGTCAACAGGACGCTTTATGAGAAAACCTTGGCAAGTGGATTTGGCTCAGTTCATTTTATTCTCGATGCTTCTGAACAGCAGCAA TACAAGGAAGCCATTTTGGCCTATGCAATCCTTCTCAAAACGAAGAAGGGGAAG CTAACAAGTCGCCAGAGTGTTGGAGATGACTGCGAAAGATTTATGTATGATGTGTTTAAAGTAAAG
- the LOC117621396 gene encoding uncharacterized protein LOC117621396 isoform X3 codes for MSATWHTLSSLTALSLTSKHRRLLPSSSSSSPASAAVSQSLTVAHSSLIGFQELSTEPTQIEAINLKDARKNQKQNNVVPENQEEEEEEEEEHGISKIPVPRQKYIPVSKAELLDGVVSTVFQDKNGDEDDALQYFLLLSSCLDSILHAEHKSILEAMRADYFDSNSMEHKQTVKEVDEQVVNNGQGSDSARSGINGVESTEADGNEKVEADKQMPFDYVLGLKKLLGSSAKNVKRVAVSARFQHSFMQLLYDAQFEELSERDLTLTSALNTDYLLTLPVYVDWKRASESNAIIFRRGYATERQKGLLLVEKLDYIQSKLLQGAFFIVSKPLGRFGSWITEAFKVACQTPEVQDLTKRMQLWLKELSVFQQAFRYNEQTSDDRLRVEQPSDRDLPIWLAAQRAVSRYEGLLSTVGPRGRLLKKLLSWIGLISSTPETPFELDGDTNASDPYARPIFLSRISLSDIWRPATRKYCGNDIWKMLKTSVSILFSQSILQEAAFQELILLYTKEVDDSNTDDNADVPSLQLKIYERIPIPDLPVIFPHKKLSFRIIDTVRLDIASILGLSAYFINYKFENVLYSPSAIFLDVVAISALIIYVSRVVLGYKQTWDRYQLLVNRTLYEKTLASGFGSVHFILDASEQQQYKEAILAYAILLKTKKGKLVNVKHTGNKEQQQ; via the exons ATGTCAGCTACTTGGCACACACTCAGCAGCCTCACTGCTCTTTCGTTAACCTCAAAACACCGCCGTCTATTACcatcgtcatcatcatcatcaccagcATCAGCCGCAGTATCTCAGTCGCTCACAGTCGCCCACTCCTCGCTCATCGGATTCCAAGAACTGTCCACGGAACCTACGCAAATCGAAGCTATAAACTTGAAAGATGCCCGCAAGAATCAGAAGCAGAACAACGTCGTCCCAGAgaaccaagaagaagaagaagaagaagaagaagagcatgGAATTTCTAAAATCCCAGTGCCCAGGCAGAAGTACATCCCTGTTTCCAAGGCTGAGCTGCTGGACGGCGTCGTTTCGACTGTGTTCCAAGACAAAAATGGCGATGAAGATGATGCTTTGCAatactttcttcttctctcttc GTGCTTGGACTCTATTCTTCATGCTGAACACAAAAGCATCTTGGAAGCAATGCGAGCCGATTATTTTGATTCCAACTCCATGGAACACAAGCAAACAGTTAAGGAGGTTGATGAACAAGTTGTGAATAATGGGCAGGGCTCAGATTCTGCTAGGAGTGGTATTAATGGAGTTGAGAGTACGGAGGCAGATGGGAATGAAAAAGTTGAAGCTGACAAGCAAATGCCATTCGATTATGTTCTGGGGTTGAAAAAACTCTTGGGTTCTTCGGCCAAGAACGTCAAGAG aGTTGCTGTTTCCGCTCGTTTCCAGCATTCTTTCATGCAACTTCTTTATGATGCTCAGTTTGAAGAACTATCAGAAAGGGATTTAACGCTGACATCTGCATTGAACACTGATTATCTCCTTACTTTGCCCGTATATGTTGACTGGAAGAGGGCATCTGAGTCCAATGCAATAATATTCAG GCGAGGATATGCAACAGAGAGGCAGAAGGGCCTACTACTTGTGGAAAAACTGGATTACATACAGTCCAAACTTCTACAAGGAGCCTTCTTCATCGTATCAAAACCGTTGGGGAGATTTGGGAGCTGGATAACTGAG GCATTCAAAGTTGCTTGTCAAACTCCAGAAGTACAAGATTTGACTAAAAGAATGCAACTTTGGCTTAAGGAGCTGTCTGTTTTTCAGCAAGCATTTCGTTATAATGAACAAACTTCTGATGATCGTCTGAGAGTAGAGCAACCATCAGATAGGGACCTCCCAATATGGTTGGCAGCACAGAGAGCAGTTTCTCGTTATGAAGGGCTTTTATCTACAGTTGGACCCCGTGGAAGGCTCTTAAAGAAGTTGCTTTCATGGATTGGACTTATTTCCTCTACACCAGAAACACCATTTGAGTTGGATGGTGATACTAATGCTTCTGACCCTTATGCAAG GCCCATTTTCTTATCAAGGATATCACTTAGTGACATATGGAGACCTGCTACAAGGAAATACTGTGGAAATGACATTTGGAAAATGCTAAAAACTTCCGTTTCTATTCTTTTCTCACAGTCAATCCTCCAG GAGGCAGCATTTCAAGAATTGATTCTGCTTTATACCAAAGAAGTAGATGACAGCAATACTGACGATAATGCTGATGTTCCATCGTTGCAGTTAAAGATTTACGAGAGAATTCCTATTCCAGATCTACCA GTTATCTTTCCCCACAAAAAGCTATCTTTCCGTATCATAGACACG GTACGCTTGGACATCGCCTCAATATTAGGGCTTTCAGCATACTTCATAAACTACAAATTTGAGAATGTCCTATATTCCCC GTCAGCAATATTTCTTGATGTGGTTGCAATCAGCGCTCTCATAATTTATGTGTCCCGTGTGGTTTTGGGATACAAACAGACGTGGGATAGGTATCAA CTTTTGGTCAACAGGACGCTTTATGAGAAAACCTTGGCAAGTGGATTTGGCTCAGTTCATTTTATTCTCGATGCTTCTGAACAGCAGCAA TACAAGGAAGCCATTTTGGCCTATGCAATCCTTCTCAAAACGAAGAAGGGGAAG TTGGTGAATGTAAAACACACAGGCAACAAAGAACAGCAGCAGTGA
- the LOC117621396 gene encoding uncharacterized protein LOC117621396 isoform X2 encodes MSATWHTLSSLTALSLTSKHRRLLPSSSSSSPASAAVSQSLTVAHSSLIGFQELSTEPTQIEAINLKDARKNQKQNNVVPENQEEEEEEEEEHGISKIPVPRQKYIPVSKAELLDGVVSTVFQDKNGDEDDALQYFLLLSSCLDSILHAEHKSILEAMRADYFDSNSMEHKQTVKEVDEQVVNNGQGSDSARSGINGVESTEADGNEKVEADKQMPFDYVLGLKKLLGSSAKNVKRVAVSARFQHSFMQLLYDAQFEELSERDLTLTSALNTDYLLTLPVYVDWKRASESNAIIFRRGYATERQKGLLLVEKLDYIQSKLLQGAFFIVSKPLGRFGSWITEAFKVACQTPEVQDLTKRMQLWLKELSVFQQAFRYNEQTSDDRLRVEQPSDRDLPIWLAAQRAVSRYEGLLSTVGPRGRLLKKLLSWIGLISSTPETPFELDGDTNASDPYARPIFLSRISLSDIWRPATRKYCGNDIWKMLKTSVSILFSQSILQEAAFQELILLYTKEVDDSNTDDNADVPSLQLKIYERIPIPDLPVIFPHKKLSFRIIDTVRLDIASILGLSAYFINYKFENVLYSPSAIFLDVVAISALIIYVSRVVLGYKQTWDRYQLLVNRTLYEKTLASGFGSVHFILDASEQQQYKEAILAYAILLKTKKGKGWREGCLWLCAFSDCWFTLVQVEMPVDKAITTLLRLGLATETPIDGRISLQAISCSEAYESLKERWNSLLG; translated from the exons ATGTCAGCTACTTGGCACACACTCAGCAGCCTCACTGCTCTTTCGTTAACCTCAAAACACCGCCGTCTATTACcatcgtcatcatcatcatcaccagcATCAGCCGCAGTATCTCAGTCGCTCACAGTCGCCCACTCCTCGCTCATCGGATTCCAAGAACTGTCCACGGAACCTACGCAAATCGAAGCTATAAACTTGAAAGATGCCCGCAAGAATCAGAAGCAGAACAACGTCGTCCCAGAgaaccaagaagaagaagaagaagaagaagaagagcatgGAATTTCTAAAATCCCAGTGCCCAGGCAGAAGTACATCCCTGTTTCCAAGGCTGAGCTGCTGGACGGCGTCGTTTCGACTGTGTTCCAAGACAAAAATGGCGATGAAGATGATGCTTTGCAatactttcttcttctctcttc GTGCTTGGACTCTATTCTTCATGCTGAACACAAAAGCATCTTGGAAGCAATGCGAGCCGATTATTTTGATTCCAACTCCATGGAACACAAGCAAACAGTTAAGGAGGTTGATGAACAAGTTGTGAATAATGGGCAGGGCTCAGATTCTGCTAGGAGTGGTATTAATGGAGTTGAGAGTACGGAGGCAGATGGGAATGAAAAAGTTGAAGCTGACAAGCAAATGCCATTCGATTATGTTCTGGGGTTGAAAAAACTCTTGGGTTCTTCGGCCAAGAACGTCAAGAG aGTTGCTGTTTCCGCTCGTTTCCAGCATTCTTTCATGCAACTTCTTTATGATGCTCAGTTTGAAGAACTATCAGAAAGGGATTTAACGCTGACATCTGCATTGAACACTGATTATCTCCTTACTTTGCCCGTATATGTTGACTGGAAGAGGGCATCTGAGTCCAATGCAATAATATTCAG GCGAGGATATGCAACAGAGAGGCAGAAGGGCCTACTACTTGTGGAAAAACTGGATTACATACAGTCCAAACTTCTACAAGGAGCCTTCTTCATCGTATCAAAACCGTTGGGGAGATTTGGGAGCTGGATAACTGAG GCATTCAAAGTTGCTTGTCAAACTCCAGAAGTACAAGATTTGACTAAAAGAATGCAACTTTGGCTTAAGGAGCTGTCTGTTTTTCAGCAAGCATTTCGTTATAATGAACAAACTTCTGATGATCGTCTGAGAGTAGAGCAACCATCAGATAGGGACCTCCCAATATGGTTGGCAGCACAGAGAGCAGTTTCTCGTTATGAAGGGCTTTTATCTACAGTTGGACCCCGTGGAAGGCTCTTAAAGAAGTTGCTTTCATGGATTGGACTTATTTCCTCTACACCAGAAACACCATTTGAGTTGGATGGTGATACTAATGCTTCTGACCCTTATGCAAG GCCCATTTTCTTATCAAGGATATCACTTAGTGACATATGGAGACCTGCTACAAGGAAATACTGTGGAAATGACATTTGGAAAATGCTAAAAACTTCCGTTTCTATTCTTTTCTCACAGTCAATCCTCCAG GAGGCAGCATTTCAAGAATTGATTCTGCTTTATACCAAAGAAGTAGATGACAGCAATACTGACGATAATGCTGATGTTCCATCGTTGCAGTTAAAGATTTACGAGAGAATTCCTATTCCAGATCTACCA GTTATCTTTCCCCACAAAAAGCTATCTTTCCGTATCATAGACACG GTACGCTTGGACATCGCCTCAATATTAGGGCTTTCAGCATACTTCATAAACTACAAATTTGAGAATGTCCTATATTCCCC GTCAGCAATATTTCTTGATGTGGTTGCAATCAGCGCTCTCATAATTTATGTGTCCCGTGTGGTTTTGGGATACAAACAGACGTGGGATAGGTATCAA CTTTTGGTCAACAGGACGCTTTATGAGAAAACCTTGGCAAGTGGATTTGGCTCAGTTCATTTTATTCTCGATGCTTCTGAACAGCAGCAA TACAAGGAAGCCATTTTGGCCTATGCAATCCTTCTCAAAACGAAGAAGGGGAAG
- the LOC117622651 gene encoding uncharacterized protein LOC117622651 — MTTLSTLFHLHTSPSNPTLSHASPHLHLCCSFKPKTPKPPSLFSSTTPPPARDRVIDFGKHKGKMLGTLPSSYLRWVSKNLRARDFEDWAKLADQVLDDAVYKDRIEWELAENVLNGNRSSALGAGGVSELLEMSERFGWDNNDKIGWSKVNFELLGTSRGGRIPRLSENGGGEREVERMREREKKKKVEVLEEGGERRRERRGRLRMKREEEGGVGEEREEKLGILEKGGGDIGNEVGLGRNKENDEDWMVENSNRFPGREALLKKAYSRRMIRFS, encoded by the coding sequence ATGACCACTCTGAGCACTCTCTTCCATCTCCACACTTCACCTTCAAACCCTACCCTCTCTCACGCTTCTCCTCACCTCCACCTCTGTTGCTCtttcaaacccaaaaccccCAAACCAccatctctcttctcttcaaCAACACCACCACCTGCAAGAGACAGAGTCATAGACTTTGGAAAACACAAGGGCAAGATGCTAGGAACTCTCCCTTCAAGCTACCTCAGATGGGTCTCCAAGAATCTCCGAGCCCGTGACTTTGAAGACTGGGCAAAGCTCGCAGACCAGGTCCTAGACGACGCCGTTTACAAGGACCGGATCGAATGGGAGTTGGCTGAGAACGTTCTGAATGGTAACAGGAGCAGTGCTCTTGGTGCAGGTGGAGTTTCTGAGTTGTTGGAAATGAGTGAGAGGTTTGGTTGGGATAATAATGACAAGATTGGTTGGAGCAAAGTGAATTTTGAGCTTCTGGGTACTTCTAGAGGTGGAAGAATTCCAAGACTGAGTGAaaatggaggaggagagagagaggtggagaggatgagagagagggagaagaagaagaaagttgaGGTTTTGGAGGAAGGTggagagaggaggagggagAGGAGGGGGAGGTTGAGAATGAAGAGGGAAGAAGAAGGTGGGGTGGGGGAGGAGAGGGAGGAGAAGTTGGGGATTTTGGAAAAGGGTGGGGGTGATATTGGAAATGAAGTTGGATTAGGGAGGAacaaagagaatgatgaaGATTGGATGGTTGAGAATTCAAACAGATTTCCTGGACGTGAAGCTCTGTTGAAGAAGGCATACAGCAGAAGAATGATAAGATTTTCGTaa
- the LOC117620593 gene encoding uncharacterized protein LOC117620593 isoform X1 produces MHHEISTELLLCFCGTLMSVDSSFGKLPDHLLIEIFIRVPVSEWAQISCVKKQWANLFRGECLWQAALATTYPLANPAKRWPGPIPRGLSKRRFAALYVSKHIFSLDGEIDEIVGHTYLFLKEQLELSTMPPSSSILHGTIIDQFIACGKSRDMAHDLASQIWLAVLDNLEENEHTFQILKRLAQEGDQVFLPYPYSRSIKVQWRVFEKLFTDFRDCFDHVDYYDVLSCTKTKFQPIPSIWLGY; encoded by the exons ATGCACCATGAAATCTCCACTGAGCTTTTACTCTGTTTTTGTGG AACTCTAATGTCAGTTGATAGTTCATTTGGAAAGCTTCCTGATCATCTCCTAATAGAAATTTTTATTCGAGTTCCTGTCTCAGAGTGGGCACAAATATCCTGTGTCAAAAAACAGTGGGCCAATCTGTTTCGTGGAGAATGTTTGTGGCAAGCTGCTCTTGCTACAACATATCCTTTGGCTAACCCAGCTAAAAGGTGGCCTGGACCTATCCCTCGAGGGTTGAGCAAGAG GAGATTTGCAGCTTTATATGTCAGTAAACATATCTTTTCTCTGGATGGTGAGATTGATGAGATTGTGGGCCATACATATTTATTTCTAAAAGAGCAGCTTGAGCTTTCAACTATGCCACCCTCTTCTAGCATATTGCATGGAACCATAATAG ATCAGTTTATTGCTTGTGGTAAATCGAGGGACATGGCTCATGATCTTGCTTCCCAGATCTGGCTGGCTGTTCTTGATAATTTAGAGGAAAATGAGCACACTTTTCAAATACTTAAACGTCTGGCACAAGAGGGGGAT CAGGTTTTTCTTCCATACCCCTACTCAAGATCAATCAAAGTCCAATGGAGGGTGTTTGAAAAGCTCTTCACAGATTTTCGCGACTGCTTTGATCATGTAGATTACTATGATGTGTTATCTTGCACAAAGACCAAATTTCAGCCAATACCATCCATTTGGTTAGGTTACTGA
- the LOC117620593 gene encoding uncharacterized protein LOC117620593 isoform X2, whose product MHHEISTELLLCFCGTLMSVDSSFGKLPDHLLIEIFIRVPVSEWAQISCVKKQWANLFRGECLWQAALATTYPLANPAKRWPGPIPRGLSKRRFAALYVSKHIFSLDGEIDEIVGHTYLFLKEQLELSTMPPSSSILHGTIIDQFIACGKSRDMAHDLASQIWLAVLDNLEENEHTFQILKRLAQEGDVFLPYPYSRSIKVQWRVFEKLFTDFRDCFDHVDYYDVLSCTKTKFQPIPSIWLGY is encoded by the exons ATGCACCATGAAATCTCCACTGAGCTTTTACTCTGTTTTTGTGG AACTCTAATGTCAGTTGATAGTTCATTTGGAAAGCTTCCTGATCATCTCCTAATAGAAATTTTTATTCGAGTTCCTGTCTCAGAGTGGGCACAAATATCCTGTGTCAAAAAACAGTGGGCCAATCTGTTTCGTGGAGAATGTTTGTGGCAAGCTGCTCTTGCTACAACATATCCTTTGGCTAACCCAGCTAAAAGGTGGCCTGGACCTATCCCTCGAGGGTTGAGCAAGAG GAGATTTGCAGCTTTATATGTCAGTAAACATATCTTTTCTCTGGATGGTGAGATTGATGAGATTGTGGGCCATACATATTTATTTCTAAAAGAGCAGCTTGAGCTTTCAACTATGCCACCCTCTTCTAGCATATTGCATGGAACCATAATAG ATCAGTTTATTGCTTGTGGTAAATCGAGGGACATGGCTCATGATCTTGCTTCCCAGATCTGGCTGGCTGTTCTTGATAATTTAGAGGAAAATGAGCACACTTTTCAAATACTTAAACGTCTGGCACAAGAGGGGGAT GTTTTTCTTCCATACCCCTACTCAAGATCAATCAAAGTCCAATGGAGGGTGTTTGAAAAGCTCTTCACAGATTTTCGCGACTGCTTTGATCATGTAGATTACTATGATGTGTTATCTTGCACAAAGACCAAATTTCAGCCAATACCATCCATTTGGTTAGGTTACTGA
- the LOC117620593 gene encoding uncharacterized protein LOC117620593 isoform X3, producing MSVDSSFGKLPDHLLIEIFIRVPVSEWAQISCVKKQWANLFRGECLWQAALATTYPLANPAKRWPGPIPRGLSKRRFAALYVSKHIFSLDGEIDEIVGHTYLFLKEQLELSTMPPSSSILHGTIIDQFIACGKSRDMAHDLASQIWLAVLDNLEENEHTFQILKRLAQEGDQVFLPYPYSRSIKVQWRVFEKLFTDFRDCFDHVDYYDVLSCTKTKFQPIPSIWLGY from the exons ATGTCAGTTGATAGTTCATTTGGAAAGCTTCCTGATCATCTCCTAATAGAAATTTTTATTCGAGTTCCTGTCTCAGAGTGGGCACAAATATCCTGTGTCAAAAAACAGTGGGCCAATCTGTTTCGTGGAGAATGTTTGTGGCAAGCTGCTCTTGCTACAACATATCCTTTGGCTAACCCAGCTAAAAGGTGGCCTGGACCTATCCCTCGAGGGTTGAGCAAGAG GAGATTTGCAGCTTTATATGTCAGTAAACATATCTTTTCTCTGGATGGTGAGATTGATGAGATTGTGGGCCATACATATTTATTTCTAAAAGAGCAGCTTGAGCTTTCAACTATGCCACCCTCTTCTAGCATATTGCATGGAACCATAATAG ATCAGTTTATTGCTTGTGGTAAATCGAGGGACATGGCTCATGATCTTGCTTCCCAGATCTGGCTGGCTGTTCTTGATAATTTAGAGGAAAATGAGCACACTTTTCAAATACTTAAACGTCTGGCACAAGAGGGGGAT CAGGTTTTTCTTCCATACCCCTACTCAAGATCAATCAAAGTCCAATGGAGGGTGTTTGAAAAGCTCTTCACAGATTTTCGCGACTGCTTTGATCATGTAGATTACTATGATGTGTTATCTTGCACAAAGACCAAATTTCAGCCAATACCATCCATTTGGTTAGGTTACTGA
- the LOC117620593 gene encoding uncharacterized protein LOC117620593 isoform X4 — protein MSVDSSFGKLPDHLLIEIFIRVPVSEWAQISCVKKQWANLFRGECLWQAALATTYPLANPAKRWPGPIPRGLSKRRFAALYVSKHIFSLDGEIDEIVGHTYLFLKEQLELSTMPPSSSILHGTIIDQFIACGKSRDMAHDLASQIWLAVLDNLEENEHTFQILKRLAQEGDVFLPYPYSRSIKVQWRVFEKLFTDFRDCFDHVDYYDVLSCTKTKFQPIPSIWLGY, from the exons ATGTCAGTTGATAGTTCATTTGGAAAGCTTCCTGATCATCTCCTAATAGAAATTTTTATTCGAGTTCCTGTCTCAGAGTGGGCACAAATATCCTGTGTCAAAAAACAGTGGGCCAATCTGTTTCGTGGAGAATGTTTGTGGCAAGCTGCTCTTGCTACAACATATCCTTTGGCTAACCCAGCTAAAAGGTGGCCTGGACCTATCCCTCGAGGGTTGAGCAAGAG GAGATTTGCAGCTTTATATGTCAGTAAACATATCTTTTCTCTGGATGGTGAGATTGATGAGATTGTGGGCCATACATATTTATTTCTAAAAGAGCAGCTTGAGCTTTCAACTATGCCACCCTCTTCTAGCATATTGCATGGAACCATAATAG ATCAGTTTATTGCTTGTGGTAAATCGAGGGACATGGCTCATGATCTTGCTTCCCAGATCTGGCTGGCTGTTCTTGATAATTTAGAGGAAAATGAGCACACTTTTCAAATACTTAAACGTCTGGCACAAGAGGGGGAT GTTTTTCTTCCATACCCCTACTCAAGATCAATCAAAGTCCAATGGAGGGTGTTTGAAAAGCTCTTCACAGATTTTCGCGACTGCTTTGATCATGTAGATTACTATGATGTGTTATCTTGCACAAAGACCAAATTTCAGCCAATACCATCCATTTGGTTAGGTTACTGA